A genomic stretch from Orcinus orca chromosome 14, mOrcOrc1.1, whole genome shotgun sequence includes:
- the CHRM3 gene encoding muscarinic acetylcholine receptor M3 produces MTLHNNNTTSPLFPNISSSWIHGPSDAGLPPGTVTHFGSYNISRAAGNSSSPNGTTSDPLGGHTIWQVVFIAFLTGVLALVTIIGNILVIVAFKVNKQLKTVNNYFLLSLACADLIIGVISMNLFTTYIIMNRWALGNLACDLWLSIDYVASNASVMNLLVISFDRYFSITRPLTYRAKRTTKRAGVMIGLAWVISFILWAPAILFWQYFVGKRTVPPGECFIQFLSEPTITFGTAIAAFYMPVTIMTILYWRIYKETEKRTKELAGLQASGTEAEAENFVHPTGSSRSCSSYELQQQSMKRSARRKYGRCHFWFTTKSWKPSAEQIDQDHSSSDSWNNNDAAASLENSASSDEEDMGSETRAIYSIVLKLPGHSTILSSTKLPSSDNLQVPEEELGAVDLETKASKLQAQKSMDDGGSFQKSFSKLPIQLESAVDTAKASDVNSSVGKTTATLPLSFKEATLAKRFALKTRSQITKRKRMSLIKEKKAAQTLSAILLAFIITWTPYNIMVLVNTFCDSCIPKTYWNLGYWLCYINSTVNPVCYALCNKTFRTTFKMLLLCQCDKRKRRKQQYQQRQSVIFHKRAPEQAL; encoded by the coding sequence ATGACCTTGCACAATAACAATACAACCTCACCTTTGTTTCCgaacatcagctcttcctggaTTCACGGCCCTTCCGATGCAGGGCTGCCCCCAGGAACGGTTACTCATTTTGGCAGCTACAACATTTCTCGGGCAgctgggaattcctcctctccAAATGGCACCACCAGTGACCCTCTGGGAGGTCATACCATCTGGCAGGTGGTCTTCATTGCATTCTTAACGGGCGTCCTGGCCTTGGTGACCATCATCGGCAACATCCTGGTGATAGTGGCATTCAAGGTCAACAAGCAACTGAAGACCGTCAACAACTACTTCCTCTTAAGTCTGGCCTGTGCCGACCTGATTATTGGGGTCATTTCAATGAATCTGTTTACTACCTACATCATCATGAACCGATGGGCTTTAGGGAACTTGGCCTGTGACCTCTGGCTTTCCATTGACTACGTGGCTAGCAATGCCTCCGTCATGAATCTTCTGGTCATTAGCTTTGACAGGTACTTTTCCATCACGAGGCCGCTCACGTACCGAGCCAAACGAACAACAAAGCGAGCTGGTGTGATGATAGGTCTGGCTTGGGTCATCTCCTTCATCCTTTGGGCTCCTGCCATCTTGTTCTGGCAATACTTTGTTGGGAAGAGAACTGTGCCTCCAGGGGAGTGTTTCATCCAGTTCCTCAGTGAGCCCACCATCACCTTCGGCACGGCCATCGCTGCCTTTTATATGCCTGTCACCATCATGACTATTTTATACTGGAGGATCtataaggaaactgaaaaacGTACCAAAGAGCTTGCTGGGCTGCAGGCCTCTgggacagaggcagaggcagagaactTTGTCCATCCCACAGGTAGTTCTCGAAGCTGCAGCAGCTATGAGCTTCAACAGCAAAGCATGAAACGCTCAGCCAGGAGGAAGTACGGACGCTGCCACTTCTGGTTCACAACGAAGAGCTGGAAGCCCAGTGCCGAGCAGATTGACCAAGACCACAGCAGCAGCGACAGCTGGAATAACAACGACGCTGCTGCCTCCCTGGAAAATTCCGCTTCCTCCGACGAGGAGGACATGGGCTCGGAGACAAGAGCCATCTACTCCATCGTGCTCAAGCTTCCGGGTCACAGCACCATCCTCAGCTCCACCAAGTTACCCTCGTCAGACAACCTGCAGGTGCCGGAGGAGGAGCTGGGGGCAGTGGACTTAGAGACGAAAGCCAGCAAACTCCAGGCCCAAAAGAGCATGGACGACGGAGGCAGTTTTCAGAAAAGCTTCTCCAAGCTTCCCATCCAGTTGGAGTCAGCCGTGGACACGGCCAAGGCCTCTGATGTCAACTCCTCGGTGGGCAAGACCACGGCCACTCTGCCTCTGTCCTTTAAGGAAGCTACTCTGGCCAAGAGGTTTGCTCTGAAGACCAGAAGCCAGATCACCAAGCGGAAACGGATGTCCCTCATCAAGGAGAAGAAGGCGGCCCAGACCCTCAGCGCCATCTTGCTTGCCTTCATTATCACCTGGACCCCCTACAACATTATGGTTCTGGTGAACACCTTTTGTGACAGCTGCATCCCCAAAACCTATTGGAATCTGGGCTATTGGCTGTGCTACATCAACAGCACCGTGAACCCCGTGTGCTATGCCCTGTGCAACAAAACATTCAGAACCACTTTCAAGATGCTGCTGTTGTGCCAGTGTGACAAAAGGAAGAGGCGCAAGCAGCAGTACCAGCAAAGACAGTCAGTCATTTTCCACAAACGGGCGCCCGAGCAGGCCTTGTAG